In Epilithonimonas zeae, the DNA window AACCCAGTTTAGTTTTTTGATAGTTTCTATAACACCTCTTGCAAAGAAAACAGCTCTCTCGTTGTTATCTTCAAATGGTGCTCCTTCGTCATCAAAATAATATTGTTTTCTTTTGAAGTACTCTTCATTATCAATGAAATAAACCTGCAAACGCTCACCAGGTAAAGAAGCAACTTTAATAATCAATGGTTGATCCAGATCATTAATAATGATGTTCATCCCAGAAAGTCTGATTACCTCGTGTAATTGGAATTTTCTTTCACTGATTTGTCCGAATCTAGGCATAAAAACCCTTACATCGTTACCTCCGCCGTGCATTTTCAGCGCCATTTTGTGTACCAAGCTCCCGATATTTGTCTCCTCTTGGTAGGGAAACATTTCCGTAGTAACGTATAAAATCTTTTGATTAGGCATAAAATTTACTTTAAACGAAGTACAAAAACTTCATTTTGCAAAATTACAAAAAATTAAATCAAAACATTTATTTTCCTTAATATTAATACTTAACATTCAAACATATTATATATCAACAAGTTAATTATAGCTAAATGTTAATTTCTAAATGAAACAATGGATTTATTAAACATTACAAGTCACTCAATTACAATTTTTATCATTTAAATGTTTTTAAATTTGAATGAAACTATCTGGATTCTAATAAAATCAATCTAAAAACTATTACCTTTGAACTATAAACATCAATATAATAATGCAGGTTTTCTACGATTACAATTCATTTTCAAATTATATTAATACTCAAAAAAAACAAGGCAAATCAATAGGTTTCGCACCCACAATGGGAGCCTTGCACGAAGGACATATTTCACTTTATCAGGAAGCGAGAAAGGAAAACGATATTGTAGTATCTTCTATTTTTGTTAATCCTACTCAGTTTAATAATCCTGAAGATCTTGAAAAATATCCTAGAACCATAGAAGATGACATCAAGAAATTAGAAAATTCAAATCTTGTAGATGCAGTATATATTCCGAGAGTTGAAGATATCTATCCTAACGGGATGGAAAGGAAAAGTTACAATTTTGGAGGAATCGAAAACGAAATGGAAGGCGCTGCCAGACCAGGACATTTTGATGGTGTTGGAACAGTTGTAGAAGAATTATTCCGACAAGTACAACCAGACAACGCTTATTTTGGAGAAAAAGATTTTCAGCAATTAAAAATCATCGAAAAATTGGTTGAAGTTTTGGATTTGAAAATCAAAATTCACGGTGTGAAAATCCATAGAGAACATAACGGATTAGCCATGAGTTCTCGTAATATGAGACTTTCTGAAACTGAAAAAGAAACTTCATCTATTATATATAAGACTTTGAAGCAGGTTAATGACTGGACAAAAACCTTAAGTATTTCTGATATCAAGGAAAAAGTTGAAAATATCTTCTGCCAAGGAGAAATGGCTTTGGAATATTTTATGATTGCGGATGAAGAAACTTTGAAAGAGGTTGATTCTTTATCAGAAAACAAAAACTACAGAGCTTTTATAGTTGTGAACGTTGGAAGCGTAAGATTAATTGACAATCTTCATTTGGATTAAAGATAGATTTAAACAAAAAAGAAGCTTCTTTTACAAGAAGCTTCTACACCAAATCACAAAATATTAATATGAAAAAAATTTACTTGCGTAAATTGTGACCTGGCTGGGATTCGAACCCAGGACCCATACATTAAAAGTGTATTGCTCTACCAGCTGAGCTACCAGGTCGGTCTTTGATGAATGATAATTGATGAGAGATAAATGATTAGAAAATTACAAATCAAATATCGATTATCTCTTATCTAAATTTTTGCAGTGCCTGCGACTGGACTCGAACCAGCACATCCTTAGGAAACCACCCCCTCAAGATGGCGTGTCTACCAATTTCACCACGCAGGCAAAAAAAAACCGTATCGCTACGGATTTATTTGCTAGTGACCTGGCTGGGATTCGAACCCAGGACCCATACATTAAAAGTGTATTGCTCTACCAGCTGAGCTACCAGGTCGGCCACTTCTTAAACTTAGCAACATATGTTGTTCCGTTTAGAGTGGTGCAAAGATAGGGCTTTTTTTAAAATCTCAAAATTTTTTTCGAACTTTGTTTAAAATAAAATTATGATTATTTCTCTATTGGGATATATGGGTAGTGGTAAATCTCACATTTCCAAAAACTTGAGCCAAAAAATAAATTTCACATTAATTGACCTTGATCAAAAGATTTCTGAAGAGCATCACCAAACAATCCCAGAAATCTTCCAAAACAAGGGTGAAATCTTCTTTCGAAAAGAGGAAAAAAGGATTTTGGAAGAAATTTTAAATTCAGAAGACAACATTATTTTAAGTCTTGGCGGAGGAACTCCTGTTTACTATAATAATATGGAAATCATCAATGAAAAATCTAAAAGTATATTTTTGAGAAGCTCTGTAAAAACTTTAACAGAACGTG includes these proteins:
- a CDS encoding shikimate kinase; its protein translation is MIISLLGYMGSGKSHISKNLSQKINFTLIDLDQKISEEHHQTIPEIFQNKGEIFFRKEEKRILEEILNSEDNIILSLGGGTPVYYNNMEIINEKSKSIFLRSSVKTLTERVLLQKHTRPLISKLEDSNVPEFIAKHLFERNPYYSQAHFTVDTDSKSANLISDEIISLLKI
- the panC gene encoding pantoate--beta-alanine ligase, with the translated sequence MQVFYDYNSFSNYINTQKKQGKSIGFAPTMGALHEGHISLYQEARKENDIVVSSIFVNPTQFNNPEDLEKYPRTIEDDIKKLENSNLVDAVYIPRVEDIYPNGMERKSYNFGGIENEMEGAARPGHFDGVGTVVEELFRQVQPDNAYFGEKDFQQLKIIEKLVEVLDLKIKIHGVKIHREHNGLAMSSRNMRLSETEKETSSIIYKTLKQVNDWTKTLSISDIKEKVENIFCQGEMALEYFMIADEETLKEVDSLSENKNYRAFIVVNVGSVRLIDNLHLD
- a CDS encoding glycogen/starch synthase, whose translation is MPNQKILYVTTEMFPYQEETNIGSLVHKMALKMHGGGNDVRVFMPRFGQISERKFQLHEVIRLSGMNIIINDLDQPLIIKVASLPGERLQVYFIDNEEYFKRKQYYFDDEGAPFEDNNERAVFFARGVIETIKKLNWVPDVIHLNGWMSALIPIYLKTYYKDDTYFKDTKIVLSVYNEDDIPLNENTKEILEFDNISGLQSLDKPSFLNFVNASMDYVDVIVKGNEFLEEKLEEAYGKADAEKSDYLNADSIAQVY